A window from Symbiopectobacterium purcellii encodes these proteins:
- a CDS encoding plasmid mobilization protein gives MTLLIISVRLTDDEYQPFKDLLEHTEIGKSEFFRALILNRIASLPSKPKVTTDYKRCLFYLAKTSNNFNQIAHRLNTDNAKGIISETLYKKLLNALIGIRETLQDITK, from the coding sequence TTGACGCTATTAATAATTTCAGTACGTTTAACTGATGATGAGTATCAGCCTTTTAAAGATCTGCTGGAGCATACGGAAATCGGCAAGTCAGAATTTTTCCGCGCGCTAATTCTCAACCGGATTGCCTCGCTTCCGTCTAAACCAAAAGTAACTACAGACTACAAGCGTTGCTTATTTTACTTAGCTAAAACAAGCAACAACTTTAACCAGATTGCGCATCGTCTGAACACTGATAATGCTAAAGGTATTATATCAGAAACCTTATATAAAAAATTACTCAATGCGCTTATTGGTATCAGAGAAACCTTGCAGGATATAACTAAATGA